The genomic window TCGCGACCTCGGCCATGGTCAGCGAGAAGAAGTCGGCGACCGGGTGCCCGTCGACCACGATGCCGACCGCGTCGACCAGCACATACCTGCTCACCCGAGGCGAGTTCAGCAACGCCAGTTCAGCGGTGATCCACCCACCGATCGAGTTCCCCACCACCGTGACATCCTCAAGATCAAGGGCTTCGAGCAGGGCTGCGTACGTGATAGCCAGACCACCGATCGTGTCCAGCCCCTCCGGCCGAGGGGTGCCGTTGAAGCCGGGGTGGATCGGGGTGAACACCCGGGCGTGCTCGGCTCCGGCGAACCGGTCGGCCCACGATTCGACGGTGAACGGCCCGCCACCACCGTGCAACAGCAGCACCGGACGGCCCGCCCCGCGCTCGGTGACGGTGACCTCGACGGCGCCGATGCCGGGAACGGTGAGCGAATGGACAATCATGGTTTGCTCCTCCTGCGGGACCTTTATGTAAGGAACCTTAGATCAGGAACCTTATATAAACAACCTTCCGGTAGCCTCGACCCGTGAGTACCTCGTTGCAGCAGGTCGGCCTCGCCGTCAAACGCCTCCAGTGGCGCCATCACCGGGAGGCGAACCGGGGCCTGGCCCTGCTCGGCCTGTCACTGGTGCAGTGGGACACCCTGCGCCACCTGCACGCCAACCCCGGCGCCTCACTGCACCAGTTGGCCGAACTCACCTTCCAGACCGACCAGTCGATGGGCGAACTCGCCAAACGGATGGTCGACCGCGGGCTCATCGAACGGATCGAAGGCCCGGGCCGCAAGGTCCAGCACCAGCTCACCCCCGCCGGCGACGAGCTCCGGCAGGCTGGCGGGGCCACGGTCGACGGTGTCCTCGCCGGCTCTCTGGGCCATCTGAGCGACGGCGAGCGCGAGACACTTCACCAGCTCCTACTCAAGGCCGCAGGCTCCTGACGTTTATGCCGTACGGCTCCACTCGTCGGCCAGCAGGGCATAGCCGACGCAGTCGAGCCACGCGCCGGATCGGTGCAGGGAATCCCGGACGGTGTAGAACTCGCGACGCATCCCGACACGCTCCATCAGCCGCCACGACGCCTCATTACCGGCGAAGCAGGTGGCCGTCACGCGGTGCAGCCCGAGATCCTCGAAGCAGAGCCGGAGCAACTCCCGGACGGCTTCGGTGGCGTACCCGCGCCCGGCGTGTTCCGGGTGCAGCACCCATCCCAGCTCCGCTTGCATGCCACGGGCCCGGTCGGCGACCTCCGCCTGAGCCCACGCGTCCTCGACCTTCACCATCAGGTCGCCGACGACCGTACCGCCGTGCTCGA from Actinoplanes derwentensis includes these protein-coding regions:
- a CDS encoding alpha/beta fold hydrolase, whose product is MIVHSLTVPGIGAVEVTVTERGAGRPVLLLHGGGGPFTVESWADRFAGAEHARVFTPIHPGFNGTPRPEGLDTIGGLAITYAALLEALDLEDVTVVGNSIGGWITAELALLNSPRVSRYVLVDAVGIVVDGHPVADFFSLTMAEVAKLSYHDPATYGIDPAELAPPVREAMAGNRLALGVYSGAGMGDPTLAGRLSAVTGPALVVWGEADRIGDPDYGRAYAAAIPGADFVLIPQSGHLPQIETPDALIKIIGEFAGTHATGM
- a CDS encoding GNAT family N-acetyltransferase, whose translation is MRPATIDDADATWPFRRLEDVSRWITRASATLDEHRAWFRAPESLGRTLVIEHGGTVVGDLMVKVEDAWAQAEVADRARGMQAELGWVLHPEHAGRGYATEAVRELLRLCFEDLGLHRVTATCFAGNEASWRLMERVGMRREFYTVRDSLHRSGAWLDCVGYALLADEWSRTA
- a CDS encoding MarR family winged helix-turn-helix transcriptional regulator, coding for MSTSLQQVGLAVKRLQWRHHREANRGLALLGLSLVQWDTLRHLHANPGASLHQLAELTFQTDQSMGELAKRMVDRGLIERIEGPGRKVQHQLTPAGDELRQAGGATVDGVLAGSLGHLSDGERETLHQLLLKAAGS